A section of the Castanea sativa cultivar Marrone di Chiusa Pesio chromosome 12, ASM4071231v1 genome encodes:
- the LOC142619978 gene encoding dehydration-responsive element-binding protein 1A-like — MDIFKHFSDPQYLVGSDIWSSESESGSTRMVNLSDEEVMLASRNPKKRAGRKKFKETRHPVYRGVRRRNSGKWVCEVREPNKKSRIWLGTFPTAEMAARAHDVAAIALRGKSACLNFADSAWRLPVPASAEAKDIQQTAAEAAEAFRPAESNVVSEDEMRPMRKNAVSPATTGMEAEGVFFMDDEAVFGMPGLLTNMAEGMLLPPPHYYGEDDMETNIDVSLWSHSI, encoded by the coding sequence ATGGATATTTTTAAGCATTTCTCGGACCCACAGTATCTAGTGGGGTCTGATATTTGGTCCTCTGAGTCAGAGAGTGGCAGTACTCGCATGGTGAACTTGTCAGATGAGGAGGTCATGTTAGCTTCGAGGAATCCAAAGAAACGAGCTGGGAGAAAGAAGTTTAAGGAAACAAGACACCCAGTGTACCGTGGAGTTAGAAGAAGGAACTCAGGGAAATGGGTTTGTGAAGTTCGTGAGCCCAATAAGAAGTCAAGGATTTGGCTTGGGACATTCCCCACTGCAGAAATGGCAGCACGTGCACATGATGTGGCGGCAATTGCGCTCCGAGGCAAGTCTGCGTGTCTCAATTTTGCTGACTCGGCGTGGCGGCTACCGGTGCCTGCGTCAGCAGAGGCAAAGGATATTCAACAGACGGCAGCTGAGGCAGCCGAGGCATTTCGACCCGCGGAGTCAAATGTGGTATCCGAGGATGAAATGAGGCCAATGAGGAAAAATGCGGTGTCACCTGCGACAACAGGGATGGAGGCAGAAGGTGTGTTTTTTATGGATGATGAGGCGGTTTTCGGCATGCCGGGATTGTTGACAAATATGGCAGAGGGGATGTTGTTGCCTCCACCTCATTACTATGGTGAAGATGACATGGAAACCAATATTGACGTGTCATTATGGAGTCActcaatttga